A stretch of the Candidatus Beckwithbacteria bacterium genome encodes the following:
- a CDS encoding KH domain-containing protein, producing the protein MVQDDQIFLTTAKELLTLLGIEAKISLHEEDEGVVLEIDNEESGILIGYHGETLQALQIILSQLVYKKTGEWQKFTIDVGGYLQGRKEQLYNMADRAVDQVRATGKSQSLPYLSAKERRLIHTYLSQVEGIKTESIGEDEARRLVVFPQS; encoded by the coding sequence ATGGTCCAAGATGATCAAATTTTTCTCACTACTGCCAAAGAATTACTAACCCTTTTGGGTATTGAAGCAAAAATTTCTCTTCACGAAGAAGATGAGGGGGTGGTTTTAGAAATCGATAATGAGGAAAGTGGGATTTTAATTGGGTATCATGGTGAAACTTTGCAAGCCCTGCAAATAATTTTATCGCAACTAGTTTATAAAAAAACAGGGGAGTGGCAAAAATTTACCATTGATGTGGGAGGATATCTTCAAGGGCGGAAAGAGCAATTGTACAACATGGCTGATCGCGCTGTTGATCAAGTGAGAGCTACAGGCAAATCTCAATCACTACCATATTTGTCAGCCAAAGAGCGGCGCCTAATTCACACCTATTTATCTCAAGTGGAAGGAATTAAAACAGAATCAATTGGCGAAGATGAAGCTAGGCGTCTTGTGGTTTTCCCTCAATCATAA
- the dnaN gene encoding DNA polymerase III subunit beta, which produces MKLIINQVDFSRCLQTVNNTSKNPNHPTLSGSILLQISKDVLVMRSTDFTSSTQVKVKSRVDKYEQDESFVINGGQLFDYVQTLGEGDMELQKKNDKLLVFQKGSRASFSLGSDKDFPKFSLSGKGGGVGIKSEVFVDAIRKASIASSIDESRPVLTGLLLQNKKGKLGIVGTDGYRLSLIELKIGGGEDFSFIVPAKAILSFVRGVEGDELVFGYDPKGGQAWFERGETLIAIRVINGDFPDYEKIMPKTEGGLLQIGGEDLQNAIRQIAVFARQSANIMVWELDKQLQIYTQESALGQSEVLMESKFRGEKIKIAFNFRYFLEYLGVAGKEGVTISFNGPLAPAKITSEADPNFIHIIMPVKAS; this is translated from the coding sequence ATGAAATTAATCATCAACCAAGTAGATTTTTCAAGGTGTTTGCAGACAGTTAATAATACCAGTAAAAATCCCAATCATCCAACGCTATCTGGTTCAATTTTATTGCAAATAAGCAAAGATGTTCTTGTGATGAGGTCGACGGATTTTACCTCCTCTACTCAGGTAAAGGTTAAAAGTCGAGTAGATAAATATGAACAAGATGAGTCGTTTGTAATAAATGGTGGACAACTATTTGATTATGTGCAAACGCTAGGGGAGGGGGACATGGAGTTGCAGAAAAAAAATGATAAGCTATTGGTTTTTCAGAAGGGGAGTAGGGCCAGTTTTAGTTTGGGGAGCGACAAGGATTTTCCTAAATTTTCTTTGAGTGGAAAAGGGGGTGGGGTAGGGATTAAAAGTGAGGTTTTTGTTGATGCCATTAGAAAAGCTAGTATTGCCAGCTCTATTGATGAGAGTCGTCCCGTGTTGACTGGTCTACTTTTGCAAAACAAAAAGGGCAAGCTTGGTATTGTTGGTACAGACGGATATCGACTGAGTTTGATTGAGCTTAAGATTGGGGGAGGGGAAGACTTTTCTTTTATTGTGCCAGCCAAAGCCATTCTCTCATTTGTGAGGGGGGTTGAGGGCGATGAATTGGTTTTTGGCTATGATCCCAAGGGTGGTCAGGCTTGGTTTGAGAGAGGGGAAACCTTAATTGCAATTAGGGTGATTAATGGCGACTTTCCAGATTATGAAAAAATTATGCCCAAAACCGAAGGGGGGCTTTTGCAAATAGGAGGAGAAGATCTGCAAAATGCTATTCGCCAAATTGCGGTTTTTGCCAGGCAAAGCGCTAATATTATGGTATGGGAGCTGGATAAGCAATTACAAATATATACCCAGGAGAGTGCCTTGGGTCAAAGCGAAGTGTTGATGGAGAGTAAATTTAGAGGGGAAAAAATCAAGATTGCCTTTAATTTTCGCTACTTTTTGGAATATTTAGGAGTGGCTGGAAAAGAGGGGGTTACCATTTCTTTCAATGGACCACTGGCTCCGGCTAAAATTACGAGCGAGGCGGATCCCAATTTTATTCACATCATTATGCCGGTTAAGGCCTCTTAG
- the rpmH gene encoding 50S ribosomal protein L34 — protein sequence MSKRVYQPKKKKRIRTHGFMERMSTKSGQDVLKRRRQAGRKKLTVAKKLWHK from the coding sequence ATGTCAAAACGAGTCTATCAACCCAAAAAGAAAAAACGAATCCGCACTCATGGTTTTATGGAGCGGATGAGCACTAAGTCTGGTCAAGATGTCTTAAAAAGGAGACGCCAGGCTGGTCGCAAAAAACTTACTGTAGCCAAAAAACTGTGGCATAAGTAG
- a CDS encoding phosphoglycerate kinase translates to MNKKTIKDINLTNKAVVARMEYNVPLEKKQGKLVIADDTRIRQSLPTLLYILKQKPKRLVIIAHLGQPQKDGDPDFSLKPVAEFLTRELGQAVVLVPNYLRKKDQEQILSKTHGEIMLLENIRYHKEEELNNRIFSAELAHLGDIFVNDAFGACHRAHASVVGIAEFLPAVAGFLLEKEITMIGDTLENPQSPFVVILGGAKATTKIPMIERLMTKADYMLLGGGVANTFLKAFGYKVGRSVYSKESLRLAQNLIWKATRVNTKLFLPSDVVVGSYVAGKKEGVVTVDQIPMQLQALDIGPQTIKDFCEVIAQAKTIIWNGPVGANEAKAFTKGTEAIYHAIVANKHAVDIVGGGDTLSSIKGHDHLQNISHISTGGGAMLEYIEKGSLPGIDVLQNK, encoded by the coding sequence ATGAACAAAAAAACCATCAAAGATATTAATCTTACCAATAAGGCTGTTGTAGCTAGAATGGAATACAATGTGCCTTTGGAAAAAAAACAAGGCAAATTAGTTATTGCTGATGACACCAGGATTCGCCAATCTCTTCCAACCCTTCTTTATATCTTAAAGCAAAAACCAAAGCGACTAGTGATTATTGCTCATCTGGGCCAGCCCCAAAAAGATGGCGATCCAGATTTTTCACTCAAGCCCGTGGCTGAATTTTTAACCAGAGAATTGGGGCAGGCGGTAGTATTGGTGCCAAACTATCTGCGCAAAAAAGATCAAGAACAAATTTTGTCTAAAACTCATGGTGAGATAATGCTATTGGAGAACATTAGATATCATAAGGAAGAGGAGCTTAATAACCGCATATTTTCTGCAGAATTAGCGCATCTCGGAGACATCTTTGTCAACGATGCTTTTGGGGCTTGTCATCGAGCTCATGCTTCTGTGGTAGGAATTGCTGAATTTTTACCAGCCGTAGCCGGATTTTTATTGGAAAAAGAAATTACCATGATTGGTGATACTCTAGAAAATCCACAATCTCCCTTTGTGGTGATTTTGGGGGGTGCCAAAGCCACTACCAAAATTCCCATGATAGAACGACTTATGACCAAGGCTGACTATATGCTTTTGGGTGGTGGAGTAGCTAATACTTTTTTAAAAGCGTTTGGCTATAAGGTGGGGCGCTCAGTTTACTCTAAGGAAAGTTTGCGTCTGGCTCAAAATCTAATCTGGAAAGCAACTCGGGTAAACACTAAGCTATTTTTACCCAGTGATGTGGTGGTAGGAAGTTATGTGGCCGGTAAAAAAGAAGGGGTAGTTACTGTTGACCAAATCCCAATGCAACTTCAGGCTTTAGATATCGGCCCCCAGACTATAAAAGACTTTTGTGAAGTTATTGCTCAGGCCAAAACTATTATTTGGAATGGCCCAGTGGGAGCCAATGAGGCCAAGGCTTTTACTAAAGGGACAGAAGCCATTTATCATGCCATTGTGGCTAATAAACACGCTGTTGATATTGTGGGTGGAGGCGATACGCTGAGTAGCATTAAAGGACATGATCATTTGCAAAATATCAGCCATATCTCCACCGGTGGTGGAGCTATGCTTGAATATATTGAAAAAGGCAGCTTGCCTGGTATTGATGTTTTGCAAAACAAATAA
- a CDS encoding YidC/Oxa1 family membrane protein insertase has protein sequence MSLWTTFLYQPLINLLMFVYQSVGGGLGVAIITMTVLIRAALLPLTMPSLKSTQKMQELKPELDKLKEKHGKDKQALAQAQMDLYKQHGVNPLGGFLPMIVQLVVLIALFQAFNNVLRANGNTIAQLNQILYPFNQLAKNTVLQTKFFYLDVTKPDVISLGNALKLGFITIGKLPGPLLLLAAISQYFSSKITMPKAAKQQTNTKSDSPEDMAMSMQKQMLLFMPVMTILIGLNFPSGLVLYWLTFSVMMVAQQTLLKKTKKTKE, from the coding sequence ATGTCTCTTTGGACCACTTTTTTATACCAGCCGCTAATTAATCTTCTGATGTTTGTTTACCAATCTGTTGGTGGCGGTTTGGGGGTAGCTATTATCACTATGACCGTTTTAATTAGAGCTGCTTTGCTACCTCTTACCATGCCTAGTCTTAAGTCAACTCAAAAGATGCAGGAGCTTAAACCGGAGCTAGATAAACTCAAAGAAAAACACGGCAAAGACAAACAGGCTCTAGCTCAGGCGCAAATGGATTTATATAAGCAACATGGAGTTAACCCCTTGGGTGGATTTTTACCCATGATTGTCCAATTGGTAGTATTAATTGCGCTTTTCCAGGCGTTTAACAACGTGTTGCGGGCTAATGGAAATACTATTGCTCAACTAAATCAGATTTTATACCCATTTAATCAATTAGCTAAAAACACAGTGCTGCAAACCAAGTTTTTCTATCTTGATGTGACCAAACCAGATGTGATTAGTTTGGGTAATGCTCTTAAACTAGGTTTTATTACTATTGGTAAGCTACCCGGCCCCCTCTTGCTTTTGGCAGCAATAAGTCAATATTTTTCTTCTAAAATAACCATGCCCAAAGCTGCAAAACAACAAACAAACACAAAATCAGACTCACCAGAAGATATGGCTATGTCTATGCAAAAACAGATGCTTCTGTTTATGCCGGTTATGACTATTTTAATTGGTCTTAATTTTCCTTCTGGTCTGGTGCTTTATTGGCTAACTTTTTCTGTTATGATGGTGGCGCAACAGACATTGCTTAAAAAAACTAAAAAAACAAAGGAGTAG
- the dnaA gene encoding chromosomal replication initiator protein DnaA, producing MDKNKLWQETLIELKNHLSTSNIGVFFRGVFIAQTKNQDGKTIITISAPNAFSKKTIEQKHQEVLTTIFQKILKTPCDLRVNIQTPKEADPNTPSLFSPETTNLVANQAQKNLFKEAVAKTKLKPDYTFQNFAVSPTNEVAYAGATAVAKNPGKAYNPLFLYGDVGVGKTHLMQAVGIRILEKNPNYKLLYCAGEQFTNEIIEAIRLKKTIDFRSRYSKAKLLMIDDIQFIAGKNTVQEEFFHTFNAIQGAGGQVILTSDRPPHEIKLLEDRLRSRFEEGLTIDIQAPNFELRTAILLIKAKQMKQDLPMDVAQTIASHITSTRKLQGFLIKLFAIADLKNQETSSELALQLLQKQDEYGHEPTIQNHANPKEIVEAVSKHFNIPLTTLFGPKRARPIVVPRQYAMYLLKTDLNIPLMEIGRMFGGRDHTTVMHAVEKISKEVSQSEEMQLEFSTIRKQIYG from the coding sequence ATGGATAAAAACAAGCTTTGGCAGGAAACACTCATTGAGCTTAAAAATCATCTTTCAACCTCTAATATTGGGGTCTTTTTTAGGGGGGTTTTTATTGCTCAAACCAAAAATCAGGATGGTAAAACTATCATCACCATTTCTGCCCCCAATGCTTTTTCCAAAAAAACCATTGAGCAAAAACATCAAGAGGTTTTAACCACTATTTTCCAAAAAATCTTAAAAACCCCGTGCGATCTTAGGGTTAATATTCAAACACCCAAAGAAGCTGATCCCAACACCCCATCGCTTTTTAGCCCAGAAACAACTAATTTAGTAGCCAACCAAGCTCAAAAAAACCTATTTAAAGAAGCAGTTGCCAAAACCAAACTCAAACCAGATTATACCTTCCAAAATTTTGCTGTCTCCCCCACCAATGAGGTAGCTTATGCGGGAGCCACGGCGGTTGCCAAGAATCCGGGCAAGGCCTACAATCCCCTGTTTTTATATGGCGACGTTGGTGTGGGCAAAACCCACCTTATGCAAGCAGTTGGCATTAGAATCTTGGAAAAAAATCCCAACTACAAGCTTCTTTATTGTGCTGGAGAGCAATTCACCAACGAAATCATTGAGGCTATTAGACTAAAAAAAACCATTGATTTCAGATCTAGATACAGCAAAGCCAAACTTCTCATGATTGATGATATTCAATTTATTGCTGGAAAAAACACGGTTCAAGAAGAGTTTTTTCACACTTTTAACGCCATACAGGGAGCTGGCGGCCAAGTTATCTTAACCTCAGATCGCCCCCCTCATGAAATAAAACTTCTAGAAGATCGGCTTAGATCTCGCTTTGAAGAAGGGCTAACTATAGACATTCAGGCACCAAACTTTGAACTACGAACCGCAATCCTACTTATTAAAGCCAAACAAATGAAACAAGACCTCCCCATGGATGTTGCTCAAACTATCGCCAGCCACATTACTTCAACTCGCAAACTTCAGGGTTTTTTAATCAAGCTTTTTGCCATAGCTGATTTAAAAAATCAGGAAACATCAAGTGAATTAGCCTTACAACTTTTGCAAAAACAGGATGAGTATGGCCACGAACCCACCATTCAAAATCATGCCAATCCCAAAGAAATAGTTGAGGCGGTCTCCAAGCACTTCAACATCCCCCTAACAACCCTGTTTGGCCCCAAGCGCGCTCGCCCAATTGTTGTCCCTCGACAATACGCCATGTATCTCCTCAAAACAGATCTCAATATTCCCCTTATGGAAATTGGGCGTATGTTTGGGGGCAGAGATCACACTACTGTTATGCATGCTGTGGAAAAGATTTCCAAAGAAGTTAGTCAATCAGAGGAAATGCAATTAGAGTTTTCCACAATTCGTAAACAAATATATGGATAA
- a CDS encoding ribonuclease P protein component produces MPTKLPNPQIVYLLKYGQVRRGKLVGIHFKKGEDVLRWQVILGSGIGSAHQRIRLKRRSKALINIFLKTQEPRFGDYLFIVKKQAETASFQELKQDLERIF; encoded by the coding sequence ATGCCCACCAAATTACCCAACCCCCAGATTGTTTATTTGCTTAAATATGGTCAAGTAAGACGGGGGAAATTGGTAGGGATTCATTTTAAAAAAGGGGAGGATGTGTTGCGTTGGCAAGTGATTCTTGGCTCGGGAATAGGTAGTGCCCATCAGCGCATTCGCTTAAAAAGACGCTCAAAAGCTTTGATTAATATATTTTTAAAAACTCAAGAACCCAGGTTTGGTGATTATTTGTTTATTGTTAAAAAACAAGCTGAAACAGCTAGTTTTCAGGAGTTAAAACAAGACTTAGAAAGAATTTTTTAA
- a CDS encoding DUF87 domain-containing protein: MFNFLPKKPKSETTPKTNDPKQTLVRGLTSIQDIIAPASIEVDFTNLKIGQLLYRTLFVAGYPRFVNANWLSPLINFNHPLNISMYIYPVDGKGILDDLKKKIGEMEAEIQTDLQRGKIANISTQVQLEDARNLQEQLAKGSERFFQFGLYVTITARDEKELETVTKQVQSMLGSLLIISKPATLQTEDGFKTTLPYCEDRLQIHRNMDTTSLASTFPFTSSELTDNKGIMYGINAHNDSLIIFDRFSLENANSVVFAKSGAGKSYLVKLESLRSMFFDTEVIVIDPEAEYNDLCKIVGGEQIDFSFNSPARINPFDLSQIYNEEENELGLKILSLHSLFKIIMGNMNAIEEAILDKALVLTYKQKGITPDPKTQKNAPPLLEDLYKVLIGMEEERAASLAARIEKYVKGSLRGIIDQPSNIDLRNQFTTFNIKELSNELRPIAMFIILDYIWTKIKQDLKRRLLVVDEAWYLMQHPDSALFLYGMAKRARKYYLGVTTITQDVEDFLTTDMGKAIVTNSSIQMLLKQSTAAIDKLAKVFYLSQGERNLLLSAGIGEGLFFAGANHVAMRVVASPDEHKLITSNPQEILAMRQSQGQQQPSDQKTEIDKALESLGY, encoded by the coding sequence ATGTTTAACTTTTTGCCCAAAAAACCAAAATCAGAAACCACACCCAAAACAAACGACCCCAAACAAACCCTTGTTCGCGGCCTCACCTCTATTCAAGACATTATTGCCCCAGCCTCAATTGAGGTAGATTTTACCAATCTAAAAATTGGTCAACTACTCTATCGAACCCTATTTGTGGCTGGTTATCCCAGGTTTGTAAACGCCAATTGGCTGTCTCCCTTAATTAACTTCAATCACCCCTTAAATATTAGTATGTATATATATCCTGTAGATGGGAAAGGAATTTTAGATGATTTAAAAAAGAAAATTGGTGAAATGGAAGCTGAAATCCAAACCGATCTACAAAGGGGTAAAATTGCTAACATTTCCACTCAAGTTCAATTGGAAGATGCTCGCAATCTACAAGAACAGCTCGCCAAAGGCTCTGAACGCTTTTTTCAATTTGGACTCTACGTCACCATTACAGCCAGAGACGAAAAGGAACTAGAAACAGTAACTAAACAAGTTCAATCCATGCTTGGTTCATTGCTTATTATCTCCAAACCGGCTACCCTCCAAACCGAAGATGGCTTTAAAACCACTCTCCCCTATTGTGAGGATCGCCTCCAAATCCATCGCAACATGGACACCACCAGCTTAGCCTCAACCTTTCCATTCACCTCATCTGAGCTAACCGACAACAAAGGAATTATGTATGGTATCAATGCCCATAACGATTCCTTGATTATTTTTGACCGCTTTAGCCTAGAAAATGCCAATAGCGTGGTTTTTGCTAAATCCGGAGCAGGAAAATCTTATCTTGTAAAACTAGAGAGTTTGCGTTCCATGTTTTTTGACACCGAAGTCATTGTCATAGACCCAGAGGCAGAATACAACGATCTCTGCAAAATTGTGGGAGGAGAACAAATCGATTTCTCTTTCAATTCCCCTGCGCGCATCAACCCCTTTGACTTATCGCAAATCTATAATGAAGAAGAGAACGAGCTGGGTTTAAAAATTTTATCACTTCATTCTTTGTTTAAAATCATTATGGGCAATATGAATGCTATTGAAGAAGCTATTTTAGACAAAGCCCTAGTTTTAACCTACAAACAAAAAGGTATCACTCCGGACCCTAAAACCCAAAAAAATGCCCCGCCTTTATTAGAAGACTTATATAAAGTGCTGATTGGCATGGAGGAAGAAAGGGCTGCTTCGCTGGCTGCTCGAATTGAAAAATATGTTAAGGGTAGTTTGCGCGGCATTATTGACCAACCATCCAATATCGATCTTCGCAACCAATTTACCACCTTCAACATTAAAGAGCTCAGTAACGAGCTGCGCCCTATAGCCATGTTTATTATCCTTGATTACATCTGGACCAAAATCAAACAAGATTTAAAGCGACGCCTCTTAGTAGTTGATGAGGCCTGGTATCTCATGCAACACCCCGACTCAGCCTTGTTTTTATATGGCATGGCCAAGCGGGCTCGAAAATATTATCTAGGAGTCACCACCATCACCCAGGATGTTGAGGATTTCCTAACAACCGACATGGGCAAGGCTATTGTCACCAACTCCTCTATTCAAATGCTTTTAAAGCAGTCAACTGCCGCCATTGACAAATTGGCTAAAGTTTTCTACCTATCCCAGGGAGAGCGCAATCTCCTACTCTCAGCGGGCATTGGGGAAGGTTTATTTTTTGCGGGCGCCAATCATGTGGCTATGCGAGTCGTGGCCTCTCCAGATGAACATAAACTTATAACTTCGAATCCACAAGAAATTTTAGCCATGCGCCAAAGCCAGGGTCAACAACAGCCTTCTGATCAAAAAACAGAAATAGACAAGGCCCTAGAGAGCCTTGGATACTAA
- a CDS encoding ribonuclease HI family protein produces the protein MMQSMINLQATDQVKIFSDGGARGNPGPAATGYVVIVGEEVVWEDKNYLGETTNNVAEYEAIKQALSKIASLPLLPKSIDCFLDSELVVKQLKGEYKIKQAHLALHATQVYQLIKQMKERGCAQISFNYVPRTQNKAADALVNQALDAQAKL, from the coding sequence ATGATGCAAAGCATGATTAATCTACAAGCCACTGATCAAGTCAAAATTTTTTCTGATGGAGGAGCGCGAGGCAATCCCGGACCGGCCGCTACTGGCTATGTAGTAATAGTAGGGGAAGAGGTAGTTTGGGAAGATAAAAATTATCTTGGTGAAACTACTAATAACGTGGCTGAGTATGAAGCTATTAAACAAGCTTTGTCTAAAATAGCCTCGCTACCATTATTGCCCAAAAGCATTGATTGTTTTTTAGATTCTGAACTAGTAGTTAAGCAGCTTAAGGGTGAATATAAAATCAAACAAGCTCACTTGGCGCTTCATGCAACCCAGGTCTATCAGCTTATAAAGCAAATGAAAGAACGAGGTTGTGCTCAAATTAGCTTTAATTATGTTCCCAGAACCCAGAACAAAGCTGCTGATGCTTTGGTTAATCAAGCTTTGGACGCTCAAGCTAAATTATAG